One window of the Populus nigra chromosome 4, ddPopNigr1.1, whole genome shotgun sequence genome contains the following:
- the LOC133691451 gene encoding protein LIGHT-DEPENDENT SHORT HYPOCOTYLS 4-like: MNSIPEMESSNSENISFNNIGNSPTAMSASNSSSPSSSTAPSRYENQKRRDWNTFGQYLKNHRPPLSLSRCSGAHVLEFLRYLDQFGKTKVHTPICPFYGHPNPPAPCPCPLRQAWGSLDALIGRLRAAFEENGGKPEANPFGARAVRLYLREVRDLQSKARGVSYEKKKRKRPPQQQIQPLPLPLPLPPPPGAA; the protein is encoded by the coding sequence ATGAATTCAATCCCAGAAATGGAGAGCTCCAACTCTGAAAACATAAGTTTCAACAACATAGGCAACAGCCCCACTGCCATGTCAGCCTCAAACTCTTCATCACCGTCCTCCTCCACCGCTCCAAGTCGCTATGAGAATCAAAAGCGCCGAGACTGGAACACCTTTGGTCAATACCTGAAGAACCATAGgccccctctttctctctccaggTGCAGTGGTGCTCATGTCCTTGAATTCCTTCGCTACCTTGACCAATTTGGCAAAACCAAAGTACACACTCCAATCTGTCCTTTTTATGGCCACCCAAACCCACCTGCCCCTTGCCCCTGCCCACTCCGCCAGGCCTGGGGTAGCCTTGATGCGCTTATCGGACGCCTCCGAGCAGCCTTCGAGGAAAATGGAGGCAAGCCCGAAGCAAACCCTTTTGGAGCTCGTGCTGTTAGGCTTTATCTTCGTGAGGTTCGTGATTTGCAGTCTAAAGCAAGGGGGGTTAGCTATGAGAAAAAGAAGCGTAAGCGTCCACCACAGCAACAAATCCAACCCCTGCCACTGCCACTTCCACTTCCACCACCTCCAGGTGCAgcttaa